From Streptomyces sp. NBC_00775, one genomic window encodes:
- a CDS encoding KAP family P-loop NTPase fold protein: MTDNASINVGSLLNGDEPIDDASQDLLQRTDLADAFAAEIRRTSAKHGAVVALTGKWGSGKTSLANLTCSALDTVNDVQVVKFNPWFFSGTDQLIRFFFDELAAQLRDGRRLKDKLKSAGRTVAERLGKYSAALSPLKFVPGASAVLDGAGAVATGTSKLLGEEQGTVHEQRAQLTELLGALPGRIVVFIDDIDRLSQQEIRDLFRLVRLTGSFPNIVYVLCFDREVVEAALTDEAVRGATYLEKIVKMSMEVPPLPSQALSPVIAKGLTEALDGIESGPFHAARWPDVLVQVILPMFSTIRDVKRYLASVPLTVRSLGLEVNLVDVLALEALRVRYPAAHAMLHTATDLLTPAKTMYRPGTDRPTREKAFVEEFTGLLNGHAQPVIRLLFPAADRIFGGQNYGSDWIPTWERDRRVACSTVLDFYLHRQLPAGRAPAAFTDQVVACIGNESMLDEALGQVPDALLDDTLKRLVPHCRDVPEETVLPTAAALVRQLPRIRLGSSGMYSLGGEWAVLSPVSVLLRNLSSDVADHTVRSLFHGIPSLYGKVLLLDIAAGRPDKQGLIPEESARLLKRELLSQLHAARPENLADERMLLRTVLVATADTDGSPVLEPVFDARVVARLLESGVAPVHSQTMGSVAVRTEQRLVWDSLVSVYGGEVYLAEAVALLHQSLQEGTVELNEDLAAALALYEKYATGWRPE; encoded by the coding sequence ATGACGGACAACGCATCGATCAATGTCGGCAGTCTCCTCAACGGAGATGAACCGATCGATGACGCCAGCCAGGACTTGCTGCAGCGGACAGACCTGGCTGATGCGTTCGCGGCGGAAATCCGTCGAACGTCCGCGAAGCACGGCGCAGTTGTAGCTCTGACGGGGAAGTGGGGTTCGGGCAAGACGTCGCTGGCGAATCTCACCTGCAGCGCTCTGGACACGGTCAACGACGTGCAAGTCGTCAAGTTCAACCCCTGGTTCTTCTCCGGCACCGACCAGCTCATACGGTTCTTCTTCGATGAACTTGCCGCGCAGCTGCGGGACGGACGCCGTCTGAAGGACAAACTCAAGAGCGCGGGCCGCACCGTCGCTGAACGGCTGGGCAAGTACTCGGCCGCCCTGTCGCCGCTGAAATTCGTCCCCGGGGCCAGCGCCGTCCTGGACGGCGCTGGCGCTGTCGCCACGGGGACGTCGAAGCTCCTTGGTGAGGAGCAGGGAACCGTCCATGAACAACGAGCGCAGCTGACTGAACTCCTGGGCGCGCTGCCGGGGCGGATTGTGGTGTTCATCGATGACATTGACCGGCTGTCGCAGCAGGAGATCCGCGACCTCTTCCGTCTGGTGCGTCTGACCGGCTCGTTTCCAAATATCGTCTACGTCTTGTGCTTCGACCGCGAAGTGGTGGAGGCGGCATTGACGGATGAGGCGGTCAGGGGGGCCACGTACCTCGAGAAGATCGTGAAGATGTCGATGGAGGTGCCGCCGCTGCCCTCGCAGGCACTCTCACCGGTCATCGCCAAAGGACTGACCGAGGCGCTCGACGGGATCGAGTCCGGACCGTTCCACGCGGCGCGGTGGCCGGACGTACTCGTACAGGTGATTCTCCCAATGTTCTCCACCATCCGGGATGTGAAGCGGTACCTGGCATCGGTGCCACTGACCGTGCGAAGCCTGGGTCTGGAGGTGAATCTGGTCGACGTTCTGGCGCTTGAGGCCCTTCGCGTGCGCTACCCCGCAGCGCACGCGATGCTGCATACCGCCACGGATTTGCTGACGCCAGCCAAGACGATGTACCGACCCGGAACGGACCGGCCAACGCGTGAGAAAGCGTTCGTGGAAGAGTTCACCGGCCTCTTGAACGGCCACGCCCAGCCGGTCATCCGCCTGTTGTTCCCCGCCGCCGACAGGATTTTCGGCGGCCAGAATTACGGTTCTGACTGGATCCCGACCTGGGAACGGGACCGGCGGGTCGCCTGCAGCACGGTGCTGGACTTCTATCTCCATCGCCAGCTGCCGGCCGGACGGGCACCCGCTGCATTCACCGACCAGGTCGTGGCCTGCATCGGCAACGAAAGCATGCTCGACGAGGCATTGGGGCAGGTACCGGACGCCCTGCTGGACGACACGCTCAAGCGTCTGGTGCCCCATTGTCGCGACGTACCTGAGGAAACGGTGCTGCCGACGGCCGCGGCTCTGGTGCGGCAGCTGCCGCGGATCCGGCTGGGCTCCTCGGGCATGTACTCCCTCGGTGGTGAATGGGCGGTGCTGAGCCCGGTGAGCGTTCTGCTGCGCAACCTCAGCAGCGACGTGGCCGACCACACCGTCCGCAGCCTCTTCCACGGCATCCCGAGCCTGTACGGGAAGGTCCTTCTGCTCGACATCGCTGCGGGCCGTCCAGACAAGCAGGGGTTGATCCCGGAGGAATCCGCCCGGTTGCTGAAGCGGGAACTTCTTTCCCAGCTCCACGCGGCCCGTCCCGAGAACCTTGCCGACGAGCGGATGCTGCTGCGGACGGTCCTTGTGGCAACAGCCGACACAGACGGCTCTCCCGTCCTTGAGCCGGTCTTCGATGCCCGCGTGGTCGCGCGCCTGCTGGAAAGCGGAGTGGCGCCGGTGCACAGCCAGACGATGGGTAGTGTGGCCGTGCGGACCGAGCAGCGGCTCGTGTGGGACTCCCTGGTGAGTGTCTATGGCGGGGAGGTGTATCTGGCCGAAGCCGTCGCGTTGTTGCACCAGTCCCTGCAGGAGGGGACGGTCGAGCTGAACGAGGACCTTGCGGCCGCTCTGGCTCTGTACGAGAAGTACGCGACAGGCTGGCGCCCGGAGTGA